A genomic window from Rhodococcus sp. KBS0724 includes:
- a CDS encoding Z1 domain-containing protein yields MSEEVFRAVARELGEGFPPEDVLYPVNARLRASYPDGLTIADIVDVFLDDSAVAVRTALRSRLRQWDAESVETWVGATAAQSSERRTLVYELLGLPAHVHDELSAKFPREGGPVVIAAQQPWDPWYTAERRREHDFYWRAYKRVLADKNWDEKTIGELDVATTEVVHRLADPTRPEPYQSKGLVVGYVQSGKTANFSGVVAKAIDAGYRLVIVLTGTIEILRSQTQRRLDMELVGRQNISAGVDDDYANDEDWRDGNFLEHEIDPNKTNEIPAIRRLTTSTFDYKSLLAGLSALHFETVDHSLPLNAPKNLYPSNIRIAVVKKNVSSLKKLVADLKKVPTELDQIPALIIDDEADQASVNTIDPKKMKTEQIERTAINGQIAEILGLLKRAQYIGYTATPFANVFVDPEDSVNVFPSDFIVSLERPGPYMGGADFHDLDDVEDDDKTPANSNEKAYVRDLRAECDEDRSAEQLRALDSFVLTGAIKLFRESKGAKPYRHHTMLVHESVKQAEHDAVADDFKALWKSAGYSQAKSLSRLDKLWAEDFAVVSAARGSELPNPGSFAELEEFIGAAYDKISEGTSPVIVVNGAAEKDYNQDSLDFQERGVWKVLVGGTKLSRGFTVEGLTITYYTRRTGQADTLMQMGRWFGFRPGYRDLVRLFIGRSVGGPAGADFDMYKAFEAIVQDEEEFRRELTRFSGVNENGEPWVTPRDVPPMVFQQLPWLKPTARNKMFNAELAYRGMGGESFSFTMQPPRGDGSINARHFAAVGPMLKSLNDSGTFNFVDKDDVVRSFSARYGIVPAPVVLDGVDQFEWATGWSFGPHREALAAAIEAGLLEDFAVLLPQPKTREPIEIKGWHEKLPIVNRKRQEREYRTGFTGTAVRERDAIEHIAGSPKKNGGPLAGALHRKTRGALILVFANDPGPRQLKRAQAGPVDSRDFATLFSYALPQAAEPLGRIGFRVKQSGTGAIVDAN; encoded by the coding sequence GTGAGCGAGGAAGTCTTCCGTGCTGTGGCACGCGAACTGGGCGAAGGGTTTCCACCCGAAGACGTTCTGTACCCGGTCAATGCACGGTTGCGGGCCAGCTATCCCGACGGGTTGACCATCGCCGACATCGTTGACGTCTTCCTCGACGACAGTGCTGTTGCCGTGCGGACCGCTCTGCGTTCACGATTGCGTCAGTGGGACGCCGAGAGCGTTGAAACGTGGGTCGGCGCCACCGCCGCCCAGAGCAGCGAGCGTCGAACCTTGGTCTACGAATTGCTCGGACTGCCCGCGCACGTGCACGACGAACTCAGCGCGAAGTTTCCTCGCGAAGGTGGTCCCGTGGTGATTGCGGCTCAGCAGCCGTGGGATCCCTGGTACACCGCAGAGCGCAGGCGCGAGCACGACTTCTACTGGCGTGCCTACAAGCGAGTTCTGGCGGATAAGAACTGGGACGAGAAGACAATCGGCGAACTGGATGTAGCAACCACTGAGGTCGTTCACCGGCTCGCCGACCCAACCAGGCCGGAGCCGTATCAGTCCAAGGGACTGGTGGTCGGCTATGTCCAGAGCGGAAAAACGGCGAATTTCAGTGGCGTAGTGGCCAAGGCAATCGACGCCGGGTACCGCTTGGTCATCGTGTTGACCGGCACTATCGAGATTCTGAGGAGCCAGACGCAGCGACGCCTCGACATGGAGTTGGTCGGTCGCCAGAACATCAGCGCGGGCGTCGACGACGATTACGCCAACGACGAAGATTGGCGCGACGGGAACTTTCTCGAGCACGAAATCGATCCCAACAAGACCAACGAGATTCCCGCAATTCGTCGACTCACCACGTCGACGTTCGACTACAAGAGCCTGCTTGCGGGCTTGAGCGCGTTGCACTTCGAGACAGTGGATCACTCACTTCCGCTCAATGCTCCGAAGAATCTGTACCCCAGCAATATTCGGATCGCTGTGGTCAAGAAGAATGTCTCGAGCCTCAAGAAGTTGGTCGCGGACCTGAAGAAAGTTCCCACCGAACTCGATCAGATCCCAGCGTTGATCATCGACGACGAGGCAGATCAGGCGTCGGTGAACACAATTGATCCGAAGAAGATGAAAACCGAGCAGATCGAGCGGACGGCGATCAACGGCCAGATCGCGGAGATCCTTGGTCTTCTCAAGCGTGCCCAGTACATCGGTTACACCGCAACACCTTTTGCCAACGTGTTTGTCGATCCGGAAGACAGTGTCAATGTCTTTCCTTCGGACTTCATCGTCAGTCTCGAGCGGCCCGGCCCGTACATGGGTGGTGCGGACTTCCACGATCTCGACGACGTCGAGGACGACGACAAGACGCCGGCCAATTCGAACGAGAAAGCGTACGTACGAGATCTCCGGGCCGAGTGCGACGAGGATCGTTCTGCCGAGCAATTGCGGGCCCTCGACTCGTTTGTCCTGACCGGGGCGATCAAGCTTTTCCGGGAATCGAAGGGCGCCAAGCCGTATCGGCACCACACGATGCTGGTGCACGAATCGGTGAAGCAGGCCGAGCATGATGCTGTAGCGGACGACTTCAAAGCTTTGTGGAAATCGGCCGGATACAGCCAGGCCAAAAGTCTTTCCAGGCTCGACAAGCTCTGGGCCGAGGACTTTGCGGTGGTGAGTGCGGCTCGGGGCAGTGAACTGCCGAACCCTGGGTCGTTTGCCGAGTTGGAGGAGTTCATCGGCGCCGCCTACGACAAGATTTCCGAGGGCACCAGCCCCGTCATCGTGGTCAATGGTGCGGCGGAGAAGGACTACAACCAGGATTCTCTCGATTTCCAGGAACGAGGAGTGTGGAAGGTCCTCGTAGGCGGCACGAAGCTGAGTCGCGGCTTCACCGTCGAGGGACTTACCATCACCTACTACACCCGCAGAACCGGCCAAGCCGACACGTTGATGCAGATGGGCCGGTGGTTCGGCTTCCGGCCCGGCTACCGAGACCTGGTACGGCTGTTCATCGGTCGCTCCGTCGGTGGACCGGCCGGTGCCGACTTCGACATGTACAAGGCGTTCGAGGCTATCGTGCAGGACGAGGAAGAGTTCCGGCGTGAGCTCACCAGGTTCAGCGGTGTGAACGAGAACGGCGAGCCGTGGGTTACCCCACGCGACGTTCCGCCGATGGTGTTCCAGCAGCTGCCGTGGCTCAAGCCCACTGCGCGGAACAAGATGTTCAACGCCGAGCTGGCTTATCGCGGTATGGGCGGCGAGAGTTTCAGTTTCACGATGCAGCCGCCGCGTGGTGACGGCTCGATCAATGCCAGACATTTTGCTGCTGTCGGTCCGATGCTGAAGTCGCTGAACGATTCCGGGACCTTCAACTTTGTGGACAAGGACGACGTTGTGCGATCGTTCTCCGCAAGGTACGGAATTGTCCCGGCCCCCGTTGTTCTGGACGGAGTCGACCAATTCGAGTGGGCGACGGGCTGGAGCTTCGGACCGCACCGTGAGGCGCTCGCGGCAGCAATCGAGGCAGGCTTGCTCGAGGACTTCGCAGTTCTCCTGCCACAACCTAAAACGCGTGAGCCCATCGAGATCAAGGGCTGGCACGAGAAACTGCCGATCGTCAATCGTAAGCGTCAAGAGCGTGAGTACCGGACGGGCTTCACCGGCACCGCTGTTCGTGAGCGCGATGCCATCGAACACATTGCCGGCAGTCCGAAGAAGAACGGTGGGCCTCTTGCCGGCGCACTGCACCGCAAGACTCGCGGCGCGTTGATTCTGGTGTTTGCCAACGACCCGGGTCCACGTCAGTTGAAGCGGGCACAGGCCGGTCCGGTGGATTCGCGCGACTTCGCCACACTGTTCTCGTATGCGCTGCCGCAGGCTGCGGAACCGTTGGGGCGGATCGGTTTTCGGGTCAAACAATCAGGAACAGGTGCGATAGTCGATGCAAACTAG
- a CDS encoding ParA family protein, translating into MAKTIATINLKGGVGKTTITAGLAEFMSLEFGQRVLLIDLDAQINLTTMMISEDHWLELNKKGLTSATIFRDAVEGTSNFDLHGTIQRGVSPVKRVTGVDLLPSSLDLIELQEEISALRVADRSSTKPVELLRDAVAPVMDYYDYVLIDCPPNLGPITLNGLAMADGYVIPTIPDVLSTYGIPQIQTHIAKFGKEIGRELFELGLVITKYKSNSAVHRTTVRNLRRDPNVPHVLPEYLAESNQIAASAEFHPYGTLKVKYGNAGQFDQMRAITQNILTEAQAKL; encoded by the coding sequence ATGGCAAAGACCATTGCGACAATCAACCTCAAGGGTGGCGTCGGTAAGACGACGATCACGGCGGGGTTGGCGGAGTTCATGTCGCTCGAATTCGGGCAGCGTGTGTTGCTGATCGACCTTGATGCGCAGATCAACCTCACCACCATGATGATCAGTGAGGATCACTGGCTCGAGCTGAACAAGAAGGGGCTCACCAGCGCCACCATCTTCCGTGATGCGGTTGAAGGTACGTCGAACTTCGACTTGCACGGGACAATTCAGCGTGGGGTCTCGCCGGTCAAACGCGTCACCGGTGTGGATCTGCTGCCCTCGTCGCTCGATCTGATCGAGTTGCAGGAGGAGATCAGTGCCCTTCGGGTGGCTGACCGAAGTTCCACCAAGCCGGTCGAGTTGTTGCGCGACGCTGTGGCCCCCGTGATGGATTACTACGACTACGTGCTGATCGACTGCCCACCCAACTTGGGCCCAATCACGCTCAATGGTTTGGCAATGGCTGACGGCTATGTTATTCCCACGATCCCGGATGTGCTGTCTACGTACGGCATTCCGCAGATCCAGACGCATATCGCCAAGTTCGGCAAGGAAATCGGCCGTGAGCTCTTCGAGTTGGGGTTGGTGATCACCAAGTACAAGTCGAATTCCGCGGTGCACCGGACCACCGTCAGGAATCTTCGACGCGATCCCAACGTCCCACACGTATTGCCCGAATATCTCGCGGAGTCGAATCAGATTGCCGCATCAGCGGAGTTTCATCCGTACGGAACCTTGAAAGTGAAGTACGGCAACGCAGGTCAGTTCGATCAGATGCGTGCGATCACGCAGAACATTCTCACGGAAGCGCAGGCGAAGCTATGA
- a CDS encoding TerD family protein, whose amino-acid sequence MTSTLRQAESYRLPGDHRWVVVDVETSGLRAASHRMLSIAALVLREDGTVEQQFSTLLNPGCDPGPVHIHNLTPDRLAGAPRFEDIADEFAELLSGRTMVAHNASFDYGFLDAEFQRVGSGAPVDNRLCTLALARRLELDVPNHRLETLAEYWKIEQFNAHDAYDDARVLVDVFGRSATLAESLQLPLPVVGCNDRRVTVYPQQIKRMPSSFANPGRLDLAHGLVQGMKVVISGSTRTPRIALAARLTEAGFDVMNGVSRQTSVVVCENPASQSGKVRKAGANGIPVISEQQLDELLARALPGVLKTDSAPIVVSLVPEIVVPVQSLDGPAPVVRSPIAAASPDPNRKAKAWNGRRVLILGGSHLDGVIMRSRLVQLGARPSLNLTTAVTDVLMLDGGQSDKRMARVTERGLPQIAESDVNEALVSGVVPEHMKLESRLSAPILIRGEAIDLPAARSAWSVNVAWRTENVGGEFDVDVVAFLLDDTDKVDSDQDFIFYNNVADEDGAVELSVDGDSEQSIRTDLDALPAECRRVVIAAAVDGERTFGDLGAVTVSIDGSDGTFATFVLDLGTVERTMVLTEIYRRGDVWRLRAVGQGYDHDLGAMAVGYGVEVDED is encoded by the coding sequence ATGACCAGCACGCTTCGCCAAGCAGAGAGCTACCGACTGCCGGGTGATCACCGCTGGGTGGTTGTCGATGTCGAGACGTCAGGCCTGCGGGCAGCGTCGCATCGCATGCTCAGCATCGCGGCATTGGTTCTTCGAGAAGATGGCACTGTTGAACAGCAGTTCTCGACGCTGCTCAATCCGGGGTGCGATCCGGGACCCGTCCACATCCACAACCTGACGCCTGATCGTTTGGCTGGCGCCCCACGATTTGAGGACATCGCCGACGAGTTCGCTGAGTTGTTGTCCGGTCGAACCATGGTGGCGCACAATGCGTCGTTCGATTATGGCTTCCTCGACGCTGAATTCCAGAGAGTCGGTTCTGGTGCCCCGGTCGACAATCGTCTGTGCACGCTTGCTCTGGCGCGTCGATTGGAGCTGGATGTACCGAACCATCGCCTCGAAACCTTGGCAGAGTACTGGAAGATCGAACAGTTCAACGCGCATGATGCGTATGACGACGCACGGGTGCTTGTCGATGTCTTCGGGCGGAGCGCAACACTTGCAGAATCACTTCAGCTTCCGCTGCCTGTGGTCGGTTGCAATGACCGTCGTGTCACTGTCTACCCACAACAGATCAAGCGGATGCCGTCGTCGTTTGCCAATCCTGGGCGCCTGGATCTTGCGCACGGCCTGGTTCAGGGGATGAAGGTTGTTATCAGCGGATCCACACGTACTCCTCGAATTGCGTTGGCAGCCCGCCTCACCGAGGCAGGGTTTGACGTGATGAACGGAGTTAGTCGACAGACGAGTGTTGTGGTGTGTGAGAACCCCGCGTCGCAAAGCGGGAAGGTGCGTAAGGCCGGCGCCAACGGTATCCCCGTCATCTCGGAGCAACAGCTCGACGAACTGTTGGCGCGAGCATTGCCGGGTGTGCTCAAGACAGATAGCGCTCCGATCGTAGTGTCACTGGTCCCGGAAATCGTTGTGCCGGTGCAGTCGCTGGATGGGCCAGCCCCTGTTGTCCGGTCGCCAATTGCAGCTGCCTCACCAGATCCGAACCGAAAAGCGAAGGCGTGGAATGGCCGTCGGGTCCTGATTCTTGGTGGCAGTCATCTCGACGGTGTGATTATGCGGTCACGTCTTGTTCAATTAGGTGCCCGGCCATCACTCAATCTGACCACTGCGGTCACTGACGTCTTGATGCTCGACGGAGGCCAGTCTGACAAGCGGATGGCTAGGGTTACCGAACGAGGGCTCCCACAGATAGCCGAATCCGATGTCAACGAGGCGTTGGTTTCCGGTGTGGTTCCGGAGCACATGAAGCTTGAATCACGTTTGTCTGCACCTATTTTGATTCGTGGCGAGGCTATCGATCTTCCCGCAGCTCGGTCGGCGTGGTCGGTCAATGTTGCGTGGCGGACGGAGAACGTCGGCGGAGAATTCGATGTAGACGTGGTCGCCTTCCTTCTTGATGACACGGACAAGGTCGACTCCGATCAAGACTTCATTTTCTACAACAACGTCGCGGACGAAGATGGCGCAGTTGAGCTTTCCGTTGACGGGGACAGCGAGCAGAGTATCCGGACAGATCTCGATGCGTTACCTGCTGAATGTCGGCGTGTTGTGATCGCAGCTGCTGTCGACGGCGAACGGACTTTCGGTGACCTGGGAGCAGTCACTGTCAGTATTGACGGGTCTGACGGAACATTTGCAACGTTTGTACTTGATCTCGGGACAGTTGAACGAACGATGGTGCTCACGGAGATCTATCGGCGCGGAGATGTCTGGCGTCTCCGCGCCGTTGGTCAGGGCTACGATCACGATCTTGGTGCGATGGCAGTCGGCTACGGCGTTGAGGTAGATGAAGACTGA